In a genomic window of Jaculus jaculus isolate mJacJac1 chromosome 8, mJacJac1.mat.Y.cur, whole genome shotgun sequence:
- the Tcea2 gene encoding transcription elongation factor A protein 2 isoform X2, which translates to MGKEEEITRIARRLDKMVTRNSAEGAMDLLRELKTMPITLHLLQSTRVGMSVNALRKQSSDEELIALAKSLIKSWKKLLDVSDGKTQEQRRDTPLPTSSSKDASGATDPSRKKPDPPRTPSILRITTFPPVPVTCDAVRNKCREMLASALQTDHDHVAVGADCEHLSVQIEECIFRDVGNTDMKYKNRVRSRISNLKDAKNPGLRRNVLCGAITPQQIAVMTSEEMASDELKEIRKAMTKEAIREHQMGRTGGTQTDLFTCSKCRKKNCTYTQVQTRSSDEPMTTYVVCNECGNRWKFC; encoded by the exons ATGGGCAAGGAGGAGGAGATTACGCGGATCGCCCGGAGGCTGGACAAGATGGTGACCAGGAACAGCGCG GAGGGTGCCATGGACCTACTACGGGAGCTGAAGACCATGCCTATTACACTGCACCTGCTACAG TCCACCCGTGTTGGAATGTCTGTTAATGCCCTGCGGAAGCAGAGCTCGGATGAAGAGCTCATTGCACTGGCCAAGTCCCTTATCAAATCTTGGAAGAAGCTCTTGG ATGTTTCTGATGGCAAAACCCAGGAGCAAAGGAGGGACACACCTCTGCCCACATCGTCTTCAAAGGATGCTTCAGGGGCCACAGATCCCAG CCGCAAGAAGCCAGACCCACCTAGGACCCCATCCATCCTAAGGATCACCACATTTCCTCCAGTGCCTGTTACCTGTGATGCTGTGCGCAATAAGTGCCGTGAGATGctggcttcagccctgcaaacagACC ACGACCATGTGGCCGTCGGTGCGGACTGTGAGCATCTGTCGGTTCAGATCGAGGAGT GCATCTTTCGGGATGTGGGAAACACTGACATGAAGTACAAGAACCGTGTGCGAAGCCGCATCTCCAACCTCAAAGATGCCAAAAACCCTGGCTTGCGGCGGAATGTGCTGTGTGGTGCCATTACACCCCAGCAGATTGCTGTGATGACATCAGAG GAGATGGCTAGTGATGAACTGAAGGAGATCCGCAAAGCCATGACCAAGGAGGCCATACGTGAGCACCAGATGGGCCGCACAGGAGGCACGCAGACTGACCTGTTCACTTGCAGCAAGTGCAGGAAGAAGAACTGCACCTACACACAG GTCCAGACCCGCAGCTCTGATGAGCCCATGACCACTTATGTTGTCTGCAATGAGTGTGGGAACCGCTGGAAG TTCTGCTGA
- the Tcea2 gene encoding transcription elongation factor A protein 2 isoform X1: protein MLCGQRWSSALVVSPATAAFLARPLSPLSVPTLQNQEGAMDLLRELKTMPITLHLLQSTRVGMSVNALRKQSSDEELIALAKSLIKSWKKLLDVSDGKTQEQRRDTPLPTSSSKDASGATDPSRKKPDPPRTPSILRITTFPPVPVTCDAVRNKCREMLASALQTDHDHVAVGADCEHLSVQIEECIFRDVGNTDMKYKNRVRSRISNLKDAKNPGLRRNVLCGAITPQQIAVMTSEEMASDELKEIRKAMTKEAIREHQMGRTGGTQTDLFTCSKCRKKNCTYTQVQTRSSDEPMTTYVVCNECGNRWKFC, encoded by the exons ATGCTGTGCGGGCAGAGATGGTCCTCTGCCCTCGTCGTCTCGCCTGCTACTGCGGCGTTCCTTGCCCGGCCGTTGTCTCCCCTGTCCGTCCCTACCCTTCAGAACCAG GAGGGTGCCATGGACCTACTACGGGAGCTGAAGACCATGCCTATTACACTGCACCTGCTACAG TCCACCCGTGTTGGAATGTCTGTTAATGCCCTGCGGAAGCAGAGCTCGGATGAAGAGCTCATTGCACTGGCCAAGTCCCTTATCAAATCTTGGAAGAAGCTCTTGG ATGTTTCTGATGGCAAAACCCAGGAGCAAAGGAGGGACACACCTCTGCCCACATCGTCTTCAAAGGATGCTTCAGGGGCCACAGATCCCAG CCGCAAGAAGCCAGACCCACCTAGGACCCCATCCATCCTAAGGATCACCACATTTCCTCCAGTGCCTGTTACCTGTGATGCTGTGCGCAATAAGTGCCGTGAGATGctggcttcagccctgcaaacagACC ACGACCATGTGGCCGTCGGTGCGGACTGTGAGCATCTGTCGGTTCAGATCGAGGAGT GCATCTTTCGGGATGTGGGAAACACTGACATGAAGTACAAGAACCGTGTGCGAAGCCGCATCTCCAACCTCAAAGATGCCAAAAACCCTGGCTTGCGGCGGAATGTGCTGTGTGGTGCCATTACACCCCAGCAGATTGCTGTGATGACATCAGAG GAGATGGCTAGTGATGAACTGAAGGAGATCCGCAAAGCCATGACCAAGGAGGCCATACGTGAGCACCAGATGGGCCGCACAGGAGGCACGCAGACTGACCTGTTCACTTGCAGCAAGTGCAGGAAGAAGAACTGCACCTACACACAG GTCCAGACCCGCAGCTCTGATGAGCCCATGACCACTTATGTTGTCTGCAATGAGTGTGGGAACCGCTGGAAG TTCTGCTGA
- the Rgs19 gene encoding regulator of G-protein signaling 19 isoform X2, whose product MSSYDTAPPAAPSRNPCCLCWCCCCSCSWNQERRHVWQASHESKLQPLPSCEACTPPSPEEVQSWAQSFDKLMHSPAGRSVFRAFLRTEYSEENMLFWLACEELKAEANQHVVDEKARLIYEDYISILSPKEVSLDSRVREGINKKMQEPSAHTFDDAQLQIYTLMHRDSYPRFLSSPTYRALLLQSSPQSSSEA is encoded by the exons ATGTCCAGCTATGACACAGCCCCCCCAGCAGCCCCCAGTCGCAACCCCTGCTGCTTGTGCTGgtgttgctgctgcagctgctcctG GAACCAAGAGCGGCGGCATGTTTGGCAAGCATCACATGAGAGCAAGCTGCAACCCCTCCCCAGCTGTGAAGCTTG CACCCCACCAAGCCCCGAGGAGGTACAGAGTTGGGCACAGTCCTTCGACAAGCTGATGCACAGCCCTGCAGGACGCAGTGTGTTCCGGGCATTCCTGCGCACAGAGTACAGTGAAGAGAACATGCTCTTCTGGCTGGCCTGTGAAGAACTAAAGGCAGAGGCTAACCAGCATGTAGTGGATGAGAAAGCACGACTCATCTATGAGGACTACATATCCATCCTGTCCCCCAAGGAG GTGAGCCTGGACTCCCGCGTGCGAGAAGGCATCAACAAGAAGATGCAAGAgccatctgcacacacatttgATGATGCGCAGCTGCAGATCTACACACTCATGCACCGGGACTCCTATCCTCGCTTCCTCAGCTCCCCCACCTACCGTGCTCTGCTGCTCCAGAGTTCCCCACAGTCCTCCTCTGAGGCCTAG
- the Rgs19 gene encoding regulator of G-protein signaling 19 isoform X1, whose amino-acid sequence MPTPHEAEKQHTGPEEADRPPSMSSYDTAPPAAPSRNPCCLCWCCCCSCSWNQERRHVWQASHESKLQPLPSCEACTPPSPEEVQSWAQSFDKLMHSPAGRSVFRAFLRTEYSEENMLFWLACEELKAEANQHVVDEKARLIYEDYISILSPKEVSLDSRVREGINKKMQEPSAHTFDDAQLQIYTLMHRDSYPRFLSSPTYRALLLQSSPQSSSEA is encoded by the exons ATGCCCACCCCACATGAGGCTGAGAAACAG CACACAGGGCCAGAGGAGGCGGACAGGCCCCCCTCGATGTCCAGCTATGACACAGCCCCCCCAGCAGCCCCCAGTCGCAACCCCTGCTGCTTGTGCTGgtgttgctgctgcagctgctcctG GAACCAAGAGCGGCGGCATGTTTGGCAAGCATCACATGAGAGCAAGCTGCAACCCCTCCCCAGCTGTGAAGCTTG CACCCCACCAAGCCCCGAGGAGGTACAGAGTTGGGCACAGTCCTTCGACAAGCTGATGCACAGCCCTGCAGGACGCAGTGTGTTCCGGGCATTCCTGCGCACAGAGTACAGTGAAGAGAACATGCTCTTCTGGCTGGCCTGTGAAGAACTAAAGGCAGAGGCTAACCAGCATGTAGTGGATGAGAAAGCACGACTCATCTATGAGGACTACATATCCATCCTGTCCCCCAAGGAG GTGAGCCTGGACTCCCGCGTGCGAGAAGGCATCAACAAGAAGATGCAAGAgccatctgcacacacatttgATGATGCGCAGCTGCAGATCTACACACTCATGCACCGGGACTCCTATCCTCGCTTCCTCAGCTCCCCCACCTACCGTGCTCTGCTGCTCCAGAGTTCCCCACAGTCCTCCTCTGAGGCCTAG
- the Rgs19 gene encoding regulator of G-protein signaling 19 isoform X3 produces the protein MHSPAGRSVFRAFLRTEYSEENMLFWLACEELKAEANQHVVDEKARLIYEDYISILSPKEVSLDSRVREGINKKMQEPSAHTFDDAQLQIYTLMHRDSYPRFLSSPTYRALLLQSSPQSSSEA, from the exons ATGCACAGCCCTGCAGGACGCAGTGTGTTCCGGGCATTCCTGCGCACAGAGTACAGTGAAGAGAACATGCTCTTCTGGCTGGCCTGTGAAGAACTAAAGGCAGAGGCTAACCAGCATGTAGTGGATGAGAAAGCACGACTCATCTATGAGGACTACATATCCATCCTGTCCCCCAAGGAG GTGAGCCTGGACTCCCGCGTGCGAGAAGGCATCAACAAGAAGATGCAAGAgccatctgcacacacatttgATGATGCGCAGCTGCAGATCTACACACTCATGCACCGGGACTCCTATCCTCGCTTCCTCAGCTCCCCCACCTACCGTGCTCTGCTGCTCCAGAGTTCCCCACAGTCCTCCTCTGAGGCCTAG
- the Lkaaear1 gene encoding protein LKAAEAR1 isoform X2 translates to MPPPGSKDPREKAGKNASGAGQGEKRKKGEPAKEPLRPGWVLSQERLAALHPLQRRRHLLFCDLLEDAGAAASIFTRESVDLPYSMPDPRRWTQALELPTERQNRILGVLKAAEARARVRALRLRYTRMRAEEIALLIQRQGSARAAIRLELFLPPHLKPTKIQDPLDRQERRRVETILEEAVDGSISRR, encoded by the exons ATGCCTCCACCTGGTTCGAAGGACCCACGGGAGAAGGCCGGGAAGAATGCGTCGGGAGCTGGCCAGGGTGAAAAGCGCAAGAAGGGCGAGCCAGCGAAGGAACCGCTGAGACCAGGTTGGGTCCTGTCACAGGAAAGGTTGGCAGCACTGCACCCCTTGCAGCGCCGCCGCCACCTGCTCTTCTGTGACCTGCTTGAGGACGCCGGCGCGGCTGCTTCCATTTTCACACGAGAATCGGTGGACCTGCCCTACTCCATGCCGGACCCGCGCAGATGGACCCAGGCGCTTGAGCTGCCAACAGAGCGCCAGAACCGGATCCTGGGCGTCCTCAAGGCAGCAGAGGCCCGCGCCCGAGTGCGCGCCCTGCGGCTGCGCTATACCCGCATGCGG GCGGAGGAGATCGCGCTTCTGATCCAGCGGCAGGGCTCCGCACGCGCCGCCATACGGCTGGAGCTGTTCTTGCCACCGCATCTGAAACCTACGAAGATCCAAGACCCACTGGACCGACAAGAG CGGAGGCGCGTGGAGACTATCCTGGAGGAGGCAGTGGATGGCAGCATCTCCCGGAGATGA
- the Lkaaear1 gene encoding protein LKAAEAR1 isoform X1 — protein sequence MPPPGSKDPREKAGKNASGAGQGEKRKKGEPAKEPLRPGWVLSQERLAALHPLQRRRHLLFCDLLEDAGAAASIFTRESVDLPYSMPDPRRWTQALELPTERQNRILGVLKAAEARARVRALRLRYTRMRAEEIALLIQRQGSARAAIRLELFLPPHLKPTKIQDPLDRQEVPGYPETGGRAPRLATHRPQPLSPQRRRVETILEEAVDGSISRR from the exons ATGCCTCCACCTGGTTCGAAGGACCCACGGGAGAAGGCCGGGAAGAATGCGTCGGGAGCTGGCCAGGGTGAAAAGCGCAAGAAGGGCGAGCCAGCGAAGGAACCGCTGAGACCAGGTTGGGTCCTGTCACAGGAAAGGTTGGCAGCACTGCACCCCTTGCAGCGCCGCCGCCACCTGCTCTTCTGTGACCTGCTTGAGGACGCCGGCGCGGCTGCTTCCATTTTCACACGAGAATCGGTGGACCTGCCCTACTCCATGCCGGACCCGCGCAGATGGACCCAGGCGCTTGAGCTGCCAACAGAGCGCCAGAACCGGATCCTGGGCGTCCTCAAGGCAGCAGAGGCCCGCGCCCGAGTGCGCGCCCTGCGGCTGCGCTATACCCGCATGCGG GCGGAGGAGATCGCGCTTCTGATCCAGCGGCAGGGCTCCGCACGCGCCGCCATACGGCTGGAGCTGTTCTTGCCACCGCATCTGAAACCTACGAAGATCCAAGACCCACTGGACCGACAAGAGGTGCCTGGCTACCCAGAGACGGGTGGGAGGGCCCCGCGCCTCGCCACACACCGGCCCCAGCCCCTCTCTCCGCAGCGGAGGCGCGTGGAGACTATCCTGGAGGAGGCAGTGGATGGCAGCATCTCCCGGAGATGA